The Actinomycetota bacterium genome segment CGCGCCGTTCTCGGACGCGGCGAAGACGTTCCTGACGAACTCGGGGACGGAGGCCGTCGAGGCGTCGATCAAGCTCGCGCGGTTCGCGACGGGCAGGCAGTACGTCGTGGGGATGCTGAACGCGTTTCACGGGCGTTCCTACGGGTCGCTGTCCCTCACCACGAGCAAGGCGAAGTACCGGACTGGGTTCGCGCCGCTGCTCCCCGGCGTCGTTCACACGCACTTCGGCGACTTCGAGCACCTGGAGTCGGTGGTCTTCAAGCACTTGGTGGCGCCGGAGGAGGTCGCGGCCATCGTGGTGGAGCCGGTCCTCGGCGAGGGCGGATACGTGTTCCCGCCCGACGGATGGTTCCCTTACCTGCGCGACTTGTGCGACCGCTTCGGCATCGTGCTCGTGGCCGACGAGGTGCAAAGCGGGATGGGCCGGACCGGCAAGATGTGGGCGATCGAGCACTTCGGCACCGAGCCCGACATCGTTGCCGCTGGCAAGGGGATCGCCAGCGGGATGCCGCTCGGGGCGATGATCGCGCGCGAAGGCCTCATGAAGTGGGACGCCGGCGCCCACGGCTCCACCTACGGTGGGAATCCGGTTTCGTGCGCGGCCGCGCTCGCCACGCTCGAGCTCCTCGAGGATGGTTTGATCGAGAACGCCCGCCAGGTGGGCGGTGTGCTCATCGACGGGCTCCGCGCGATGGCGAGCCGCCGTGCCGAGATGCGTGACGTTCGCGGCGTCGGCCTGATGATCGGCGTGCAGTTCAGCGATCACGAGCACATGGTCGCGGTCGAGGACGCCGCGTTCCGGCGCGGGCTGCTCGTGCTCGGCGCCGGCGAGGACGTTGTCCGTCTATCGCCTCCGCTCGTGCTCAAGCGCGATCAGGCCGAGACGGCGCTCGAGGTGTTCGAGGAAGCCGTCGCGGAGGTGGCGAAAGCCTAGGCGGGACGACGGCCAGGACGTACGCATGAGCAAGGTCGCGACGATGCGTGACGCCGTCGCGGAAATCGTCCGCGACGGCGACACCGTCGCGATCGAGGGATTCACTCACCTCATCTGTTTCGCGGCCGGGCACGAGATCATCCGCCAGCGGAAACGCGACCTGACGCTCGCGAGGATGACGCCCGATGTGATCTACGATCAGATGATCGGCGCGGGCGTCGCGCGCAAGCTCATCTTCTCGTGGCTGGGGAACCCGGGTGTCGGCTCGCTCCACGCCGTCCGC includes the following:
- a CDS encoding aminotransferase class III-fold pyridoxal phosphate-dependent enzyme — protein: MSSVTELADLANAQAPRLVTDVPGPQARATIERDRKVTSPSLPRVYDFVPKQGAGCVVEDVDGNLFLDVNAGIAVTSTGHSHPRVVEAITRQAAELIHYSASDFYLPIYSELCEQLARIAPFSDAAKTFLTNSGTEAVEASIKLARFATGRQYVVGMLNAFHGRSYGSLSLTTSKAKYRTGFAPLLPGVVHTHFGDFEHLESVVFKHLVAPEEVAAIVVEPVLGEGGYVFPPDGWFPYLRDLCDRFGIVLVADEVQSGMGRTGKMWAIEHFGTEPDIVAAGKGIASGMPLGAMIAREGLMKWDAGAHGSTYGGNPVSCAAALATLELLEDGLIENARQVGGVLIDGLRAMASRRAEMRDVRGVGLMIGVQFSDHEHMVAVEDAAFRRGLLVLGAGEDVVRLSPPLVLKRDQAETALEVFEEAVAEVAKA